A single Bacteroidales bacterium DNA region contains:
- the rlmB gene encoding 23S rRNA (guanosine(2251)-2'-O)-methyltransferase RlmB, with protein sequence MIETDQLIYGIRPMIESIKAGKEFDKVFVQTGLRGEQTAELFRLLKEAEIPFQRVPLEKLNRLTRKNHQGVVAFTSLIAFQPVEEIIQMVFERGQSPLILVLDRITDVRNFGAIARTAECAGVHAIVIPAQGSAQLNADAMKTSAGALNFIPIAKVKNLSRTLDHLKASGLQLVAATEKAQQFHTATDLSIPTVIMLGSEEDGISPAYLKKADHSVKIPITGRTPSLNVSVAAAVMIYEAVRQRMG encoded by the coding sequence ATGATTGAAACCGACCAGTTGATTTATGGCATCCGCCCGATGATCGAAAGCATCAAAGCGGGTAAAGAATTTGACAAAGTATTTGTTCAAACAGGACTGAGAGGAGAACAGACTGCTGAACTTTTCAGGCTTTTGAAGGAAGCAGAAATTCCTTTCCAGCGTGTTCCCCTTGAAAAACTAAACCGTTTGACCCGAAAGAATCACCAGGGGGTGGTTGCGTTTACTTCGTTGATCGCCTTCCAGCCGGTGGAAGAAATTATTCAAATGGTATTTGAGCGCGGCCAGTCGCCTTTGATCCTGGTACTCGACCGGATCACTGATGTACGAAATTTCGGCGCTATCGCCCGCACAGCAGAATGTGCCGGTGTACATGCCATTGTTATTCCAGCCCAGGGTTCAGCGCAGTTGAACGCCGATGCCATGAAAACTTCAGCAGGCGCCCTCAACTTCATCCCAATAGCCAAAGTAAAAAACCTGAGCCGCACACTGGATCATCTCAAAGCCAGCGGACTTCAACTGGTTGCAGCCACCGAAAAAGCCCAACAATTCCACACTGCCACTGACCTATCTATCCCCACAGTCATTATGCTCGGGTCGGAAGAAGACGGCATATCTCCCGCATACCTAAAAAAAGCTGATCACTCCGTCAAAATACCCATCACCGGGCGTACTCCGTCGCTCAACGTTTCCGTTGCTGCAGCAGTGATGATTTATGAAGCGGTGAGGCAGAGGATGGGCTGA
- the lepA gene encoding elongation factor 4 has translation MKNIRNFCIIAHIDHGKSTLADRLLDLTHTLSDREKKDQVLDSMDLERERGITIKSHAIQMIYIEEGTEYVLNLIDTPGHVDFSYEVSRSIAACEGALLIVDASQGIQAQTISNLYLALEHNLEVIPVLNKVDLENAMIEDVKDQIVELLGCDRDDIIEASGKTGYGVDLILEAIIKRIPAPSGDPDAPLQALIFDSVFNSYRGIIAYFRIFNGTINQGDFVKFMATGKEYDADEIGVLRLGLQPHKTLSCGDVGYIISGIKVSAEVKVGDTITHIDNPSGKAIAGFENVKPMVFAGIYPIDADDYEELRASIERLQLNDASLTFEPESSAALGFGFRCGFLGLLHMEIIQERLDREFDMDVITTVPNVSYKAYTRKGELIEVHNPSGLPEANYLDFIEEPYIIAQIISKSEYVGAVMNLCINKRGMLKNQVYLTSDRVEVTFELPLAEIVFDFYDKLKSISRGYASFDYHISGYKAAKLVRLDILLNGERVDALSTLIHQDNAYNFGRRMCEKLKELIPRQQYDVAIQAAVGAKIISRETVKALRKDVTAKCYGGDITRKRKLLEKQKKGKKRMRQVGNVEVPQSAFLAVLKLD, from the coding sequence ATGAAAAACATCAGAAATTTCTGCATAATTGCCCATATTGACCACGGTAAGAGTACTTTAGCCGACCGGCTGCTCGACCTTACCCATACCCTTTCTGACCGTGAAAAGAAAGACCAGGTGCTTGACAGCATGGACCTGGAACGCGAACGCGGTATCACTATCAAGAGCCATGCTATTCAGATGATTTACATTGAAGAGGGTACCGAATACGTTCTCAACCTGATTGACACCCCCGGGCACGTTGATTTTTCTTACGAGGTTTCGCGTTCTATTGCGGCCTGCGAAGGGGCTTTGCTTATTGTTGATGCCAGCCAGGGCATTCAGGCACAAACCATTTCAAACCTTTACCTTGCCCTCGAGCACAATCTCGAGGTGATCCCCGTTCTCAATAAAGTTGACCTCGAAAACGCCATGATCGAGGATGTGAAAGACCAGATCGTTGAACTGCTTGGCTGTGACAGGGATGACATCATTGAAGCAAGTGGGAAAACCGGTTATGGCGTGGATTTGATCCTTGAAGCCATCATTAAACGGATTCCTGCTCCATCAGGCGATCCGGATGCACCACTTCAGGCGCTTATTTTCGATTCGGTGTTTAACAGTTATCGCGGAATTATTGCTTACTTCCGGATATTCAATGGCACTATTAATCAAGGTGATTTTGTAAAATTTATGGCCACCGGCAAAGAATATGATGCTGACGAGATCGGTGTACTGCGGCTTGGCCTGCAACCACACAAAACCCTCAGTTGTGGTGATGTTGGATATATTATTTCAGGGATAAAAGTATCAGCTGAGGTGAAAGTCGGCGATACGATAACTCATATTGACAATCCAAGCGGCAAAGCCATTGCCGGTTTTGAAAACGTGAAACCAATGGTATTTGCAGGGATTTATCCCATTGATGCAGACGATTATGAAGAGCTGCGCGCTTCTATCGAGCGGTTGCAGCTCAACGATGCTTCGCTCACCTTCGAGCCTGAATCCTCAGCCGCCCTTGGATTCGGGTTCAGATGCGGCTTTCTCGGATTGCTTCACATGGAAATCATCCAGGAACGTCTCGACCGGGAATTTGACATGGATGTCATCACGACAGTACCCAACGTTTCTTACAAAGCTTACACGCGCAAAGGCGAATTGATTGAGGTGCATAACCCGTCCGGGCTTCCCGAAGCCAATTACCTTGATTTTATTGAGGAACCCTACATCATTGCCCAGATCATTTCAAAGTCTGAATACGTTGGCGCTGTGATGAACCTGTGTATCAATAAAAGGGGGATGCTCAAGAACCAGGTTTATCTTACCAGCGACCGGGTGGAAGTCACTTTTGAATTGCCCCTAGCAGAGATCGTGTTCGACTTTTACGACAAGCTCAAAAGTATTTCGCGGGGTTACGCCTCTTTCGATTATCATATTTCGGGCTATAAAGCAGCCAAGCTCGTTCGCCTCGATATTCTGCTCAACGGAGAGCGCGTGGATGCCCTCTCAACCCTCATCCACCAGGATAATGCTTACAACTTTGGGCGAAGGATGTGCGAAAAATTAAAGGAACTGATTCCACGCCAACAATACGATGTTGCCATCCAGGCTGCTGTCGGAGCAAAAATTATTTCGCGTGAAACGGTTAAAGCATTGCGCAAGGATGTTACTGCCAAGTGTTATGGCGGTGATATTACACGTAAACGCAAGCTGCTCGAAAAACAGAAAAAAGGTAAAAAACGTATGCGCCAGGTTGGCAACGTAGAAGTGCCCCAATCGGCTTTCCTCGCTGTACTTAAACTTGATTAA
- a CDS encoding Crp/Fnr family transcriptional regulator: MAEIMFNNSCTIFRQGCSCFEKLSPAEMELIESNEVELTYKKGEIICKQGSLAPHVIFLNHGLIKAYIEGCGSNLVLKIISGSKFVALTSAMEGSNVFQYSTQAYVDCSVKLIDINVFRQILRTNAEFATEVFNIQSANAIQIYGRFFCLTQKQSYGRLADILLCLSDNVFGKNAFELELSRKEIAELSGMTQESVVRILKKFRDEGLITTTGKLIEIIDYDKLQQISLRG; this comes from the coding sequence ATGGCAGAAATAATGTTTAATAACAGTTGTACGATATTCAGACAAGGATGCTCCTGCTTCGAAAAACTGTCGCCTGCAGAGATGGAGTTAATTGAAAGTAACGAGGTAGAGCTAACGTATAAAAAAGGAGAGATCATCTGCAAACAAGGTTCACTGGCGCCTCATGTAATTTTTTTAAATCATGGATTGATCAAGGCCTACATTGAGGGGTGCGGGAGCAACCTTGTGCTAAAAATCATTTCCGGAAGCAAGTTTGTTGCGCTGACATCGGCCATGGAGGGTAGCAATGTATTTCAGTACTCCACTCAAGCTTATGTTGACTGCAGTGTAAAATTGATTGATATCAATGTATTCAGGCAAATATTACGGACAAATGCCGAATTTGCAACCGAAGTGTTCAATATTCAGAGCGCCAATGCGATTCAGATTTACGGAAGATTTTTCTGTTTAACTCAAAAGCAGTCCTATGGCAGGCTTGCTGATATTTTATTATGTCTTTCAGACAATGTTTTTGGTAAAAATGCCTTTGAGCTTGAACTGTCGAGGAAGGAAATTGCTGAACTTTCCGGAATGACACAGGAAAGTGTAGTTCGAATACTAAAGAAGTTCAGGGACGAAGGACTCATAACAACTACAGGGAAGCTAATCGAAATCATTGATTATGATAAACTTCAGCAAATTAGCCTGAGGGGATAG
- a CDS encoding sulfurtransferase TusA family protein yields METKIDQTLDCKGLSCPMPMMKLAKAMKDLKPGQVLEMLGTDPGTKSDLPKWCEKSGNEMLNEEMLDGGVFRYLIKKN; encoded by the coding sequence ATGGAAACAAAAATTGATCAAACGCTTGATTGTAAAGGGCTTAGCTGTCCAATGCCAATGATGAAGTTAGCCAAGGCAATGAAAGATTTGAAGCCAGGACAGGTACTGGAGATGCTCGGAACTGACCCCGGAACCAAATCTGACCTGCCAAAATGGTGCGAAAAATCAGGGAATGAGATGTTGAACGAGGAGATGCTTGACGGAGGCGTCTTCAGGTATTTAATTAAAAAGAATTAG
- a CDS encoding YeeE/YedE family protein: protein MSDKSKEPGIFGQLFGTFFSKHWPVWVGGITLGLLNILLFAIHSPWGASGGINNWGENVYKVMGFSFYSSATSTGASLFGMLCIMLVLGSFMGALFSKEFALRVPPKGEIVKGLIGGALMAFGATIGLGCTIGSFFSGVPALSGGALIFTLGLFVGVILALKYLMWEMENYPQFSSGKSYTWLAANPGKGQWQVYFGWILFAVVLVLAWWYSPFNPTMTWFILIGLFMGMICQRSRFCIVKAFRDPFMTGESDGSTGVMAGLIVTLFGFTAIKYFGISIGDTALRTREMAWVFPHFWGRALLGGLVFGLGMTIAGGCAVGTLWRVGEGQVKLWFAAVGFILISPLSNRFVVPAVNDLFPQDLRFRSFLPDYIGYPGAVVLVVAFVLLWYWFVKWNEKTGRFTAY from the coding sequence ATGTCTGACAAATCGAAAGAACCAGGCATTTTTGGTCAACTGTTTGGCACCTTCTTTTCGAAGCACTGGCCGGTATGGGTTGGCGGAATTACACTTGGCTTACTCAATATCCTGCTTTTTGCCATTCATAGTCCGTGGGGTGCAAGCGGGGGTATCAACAACTGGGGAGAGAATGTATATAAGGTGATGGGGTTCTCATTTTATTCCTCGGCAACATCAACAGGCGCCAGTTTGTTTGGCATGTTATGCATTATGTTGGTTCTCGGCTCTTTTATGGGCGCACTCTTTTCCAAAGAATTTGCCCTGCGTGTTCCTCCAAAAGGCGAAATCGTTAAAGGTCTGATAGGGGGAGCCCTGATGGCTTTTGGCGCAACCATTGGTCTTGGTTGTACGATCGGTTCATTTTTCAGTGGAGTACCTGCATTGTCCGGTGGCGCTTTGATTTTCACACTTGGACTGTTTGTTGGCGTCATCCTGGCACTGAAATATCTGATGTGGGAAATGGAAAATTATCCACAGTTCAGTTCCGGCAAGAGCTACACATGGTTGGCTGCCAATCCCGGAAAAGGCCAATGGCAGGTTTATTTCGGGTGGATATTATTTGCAGTTGTGCTTGTGCTGGCCTGGTGGTATTCACCATTTAACCCGACGATGACCTGGTTTATCCTCATTGGCTTGTTCATGGGTATGATTTGCCAGCGATCAAGGTTCTGCATTGTGAAGGCATTCAGAGATCCGTTTATGACCGGCGAGTCTGATGGCTCAACTGGTGTAATGGCCGGGTTGATTGTCACGCTTTTTGGTTTCACAGCCATCAAATATTTTGGTATCAGCATCGGCGATACTGCGCTTCGTACACGTGAAATGGCATGGGTATTCCCGCATTTCTGGGGTCGCGCTCTTTTGGGTGGCCTGGTCTTCGGACTTGGGATGACTATTGCCGGAGGTTGCGCCGTTGGCACACTCTGGAGGGTTGGAGAGGGGCAGGTCAAATTGTGGTTCGCTGCTGTTGGTTTCATCCTCATTTCCCCATTGTCAAACCGCTTTGTTGTGCCTGCGGTAAACGATCTATTTCCGCAAGACCTCCGCTTTAGGTCATTTTTACCTGATTATATTGGCTATCCCGGCGCTGTTGTGCTGGTTGTCGCTTTTGTGCTTCTCTGGTACTGGTTCGTGAAATGGAATGAGAAAACCGGAAGATTTACTGCTTACTAA
- a CDS encoding rhodanese-like domain-containing protein gives MKREILKTFTLLLVVAMTSCSAIYEDGQELASGIQQDITGITVDELNAKIENGEDFLLIDVRQKDEFTNSAITGALNIPRGTLEFTIRNDEFWEEEFLYTPENDQEIIVYCKLGHRGALAALALQQIGFTNVKYLQGGILAWDPNIEKNAPKKSSGGGCGD, from the coding sequence ATGAAAAGAGAAATTTTAAAAACTTTTACGCTTCTGCTGGTTGTTGCAATGACCTCCTGCAGCGCAATCTACGAAGATGGACAAGAACTCGCCAGTGGAATCCAACAAGATATCACAGGGATTACTGTGGATGAGTTAAATGCCAAGATCGAAAATGGGGAAGACTTTTTGTTGATCGATGTCAGGCAAAAAGATGAGTTCACTAATTCAGCAATAACTGGCGCTTTGAACATTCCCAGAGGGACTCTGGAATTCACTATCCGAAACGATGAGTTCTGGGAAGAAGAGTTTCTCTATACCCCCGAAAATGATCAGGAAATTATTGTTTACTGCAAACTTGGGCACCGAGGCGCATTAGCAGCACTTGCTCTTCAGCAGATTGGATTCACCAATGTGAAATATCTTCAGGGAGGTATCCTTGCTTGGGATCCGAATATTGAAAAAAATGCACCTAAAAAGTCCAGTGGTGGCGGGTGCGGAGATTAA